ATGACGACGTACGGCACCGGTTCGGCAGCGTCCTGGCAGGTCACCCTGCGCGCCTGCGGTGCCGCACACGCGTTCACCCGTATCTACCGGGCGTCCGAATCTCCCCGCTCCGCCGCCGAATTCCTGCTGCAGGACCGGTTGTTCCCGCGATCTGTCAGGTACTCACTCAACGAGGCGGCCACCTGCCTCGAGGAACTCAATCCCAAGCAGCACCGCACCGGCTTTTCCGGCGATGCGCGCCGCATCGTGGGGCAGGCCCTCGCCCAGCTGGAGTACCGCTCGATCAGCGACCTGCTCGGCGACGTCGCCAGCGAGATGGAGTCGCTGCAGCGGGTGTGCGCACAGGCGACCGAGGCAGTGTCCAAGCGTTACTTCGAGGGAGCTCTCCCTCCCGAGTGGATCCGAGGTGAATCGTGAGCGTGACCCTTCGCCTGGTCCACCGGGCCGGCTATACCTACTCCGGACCCGCCGTCGCGTCGTACAACGAGGCGCGCATGGTGCCCAGATCGACTCTGGCACAAACGGTTTCGCACACCAGGATGGAGATCACCCCGACGCCGTGGCAGGACTCCTGGGTCGACTACTGGGGCAGTAATGTCACCACCTTCGAGCTGCACGAACCGCACGGTGAACTCAAGGTCGTCGCCATCAGCACGGTCACCGTCCACCGCACCCCGCAGGAGGGCGAGCACCTCGGCTGGGACCAGATGCAGGAGAAGTCGGTCAGCGACGAGTGCGGCGAGTTGTTGGAGTGTTCGGGCCACTGTGGCGCGGTCGGCGAGTTCGCTGCGGCCATTCAGCGGATCCGGAACGAGGCCGACACCCCGGCGACGTTCGTCGAGTCCGTCGTTGCCGCGCTGCACGAGAAGGTGACTTACCGCCCGGAGCGCTTCTCGCACGCACCCCAGGCCGCGAAGGTCTGGGACGCGGGGGAGGGCGGCTCCACCGATTTCGCGCACATGATGATCACCGCGCTTCGATCCGCCGGGATCCCGGCCCGTTTCGTCGTTGGTTACCTGCTGCGTGACAGCGAGGTGCCGATCGGCGAAGTGATCACCGGTCACGGTCACTCGTGGATCGAATGGTGGGACGGCACATGGATGGCGTACGACCCTGCGATGCAGCGGGAGCCGGACGACTTCTACATTGAGGTCGCACATGGACGCGACCACACCGACGTCGCGCCATTGCGGGGCATCTTCACCGGGACGCCCGGCAGCAAGATGTCCGTCACGGTGGAAATCAGCCGACTGGCCTGACCACCGAACGAGCTGAAGGAGAAGTCATGGTCGACCCGAGTGCTGTGCTGCGCAGCGGACTGATGGGTCTCAGCCGCAACACCAAGGTGCGTGACGTCGTCGAGAAGGCGCCGGTCAGCAAGGACGTCGTCAAGCGGTTCGTCGCCGGTACCTCCACCGAGGACGCCGTGCGGGTCAGCCGTGAGCTCGACGTGGAGGGCAAGCTCGCCACCATCGACTTCCTCGGCGAGGACACCCTCGACCGTGCGCAGGCGATCCACACCCGTGATGCCTACCTCGATCTGCTCGCCGAGCTCGCCGACGCCTGCCTCACCGACGGCGGACGTGTCGAGGTCAGCGTGAAGCTCAGCGCACTCGGCCAGGCCCTGCCCAAGGACGGTCGCAAGCTCTCCCTGGAGCACGCTCGCTCGATCTGCGAGGCCGCGGCGATCGCCGGCACCACGGTGACTCTCGACATGGAGGATCACACCACCACCGACGCGACGCTGGAGACCCTCGCCGAACTGCGCAAGGACTTCCCTGACACCGGCGCCGTGCTGCAGGCCTACCTGCGCCGCACCGAGGGTGACTGCCGCGACCTCGCGTACGAAGGCAGCCGCGTCCGCCTGTGCAAGGGCGCGTACGCCGAGCCGGCGTCCGTCGCCTTCGCCGACAAGGGCGAGATCGACATGAACTACGTGAAGTGCATGCGGGTGTTGATGGAGGGCGAGGGCTACCCGATGATCGCCAGCCACGACCCGCGCATCGTCGAGATCGCCGGTTCGCTGGCGACCAAGAACCTCCGCGCCCCCGACTCGTTCGAGTACCAGCTGCTCTATGGCATCCGCCCGAACGAGCAGCAGCGTCTCGCGGACGCCGGAAACCAGGTGCGCGTGTACGTCCCGTACGGCGACGAGTGGTACGGCTACCTGGTGCGTCGCATGGCCGAACGACCGTCGAACACGGCGTTCTTCCTGCGTGCGCTGAGCAGCCGCAACTGAACCCCGTCCGTTCCATCCCGGAGGTACCAGTGTCAGAATCCTCGGCACCCGCGGGCACCCCGCGTCGCCTGGCCGTACTCGGCGTCGGCGTGATGGGGGAGGCCCTGCTCGCCGGTCTGTTGCGCAGCGGTCAGCCCGCTGATCACGTCGTGGTCGGTGACCGGTACGAGGCCCGCGCGCATCAGATCGTCGCCACGCACGGAGTCCGGGCCGCGTCCCCGGCGGACGCCGTCGTAGGTGCCGACACAGTGGTGCTCGCGGTGAAACCACAGGACATGAGTGCGCTGCTGGACGAGATCCGCGACCGGCTCGAACCGGGAGCGCTGGTGGTTTCGATCGCCGCCGGAATCGCCACGGCGTACCTGGAGGCGCGGTTGCCCGAAGGGACCCCGGTCGCCCGCGCGATGCCCAACACCCCGGCGCTCGTTGATCAGGGCATGGCCGCGGTCAGTCCCGGAACTCATTGCGGCGCCGACGATCTCGCCGAGGCGACCCGTCTGCTCGAGGGCTGCGGCAAGGTGGTCACGGTTGCCGAGCACCACATGGACGCGATCACCGCGATCAGCGGCAGCGGCCCCGCGTACCTGTTCTACGTGGTCGAGGCGATGATCGAGGCCGGCGTGCTGCTCGGGCTGCCGCGCAACACCTCCACCGAGCTCGTCGTCCAGACCGTCGTCGGCGCGGCCACCATGCTCAAAGAGACAGGTGAGCACCCGACCGTGCTGCGCGAGCAGGTGTCCTCACCCGGGGGAACGACGATGGCGGCGTTGCGGCAACTGGACGACCACAAGGTGCGCGCAGCGTTCCTGACCGCGATGGAAGCCGCCGCACATCGCTCCGCCGAACTGGCCCAGGGCTGACCGCGCACACCTGGCCGGGCGTGTCGTCGGTCCTGCCGGATAGGCTGCAGCCGCGACTTCCCTCCCGGAGCCGGAAGGAAATGCTTGGCATGGAAAGGTGGACTGCATGAGCGAAATCACGATTCGCGCGCTTGGTACGGACGAGTGGGAGACCTACCGCTCCGTTCGCCTGAGCTCGCTGGAGGAGTCGCCCGAGGCCTTCGCCGCCTCCGCAGCCCAGGAGAAGGACTACGACGAGGACTTCTGGCGTACTCGCCTGGAGCGCTCCCGTCGGTTGATCGCGCAGGACGGTGACGACATCGTCGGAGTGGTCTCCGTCGGAGACCGCAGCACCGACGAGGCGCGTGTGGGCGAACTGTTCGGACTCTGGGTCACCCCGCGCCTGCGTGGCCAGGGTGTGGCCTGGAAGTTGGTCGAGGCCGGCGTCGAGAAGGCCAAACAGGAGAGCTACAAGTTCCTGCTCTATTGGGTCGGCACCGACAACGGTCGGGCCGTCGCCTTCGCGAGCAGCTTCGGATTCCGTCCCACTGATTCGCGTCGTCCGATGAAGGGTGCCACTCAAGACACCCAGGACGACGATGAGATGGCGATGGTCTACCCCCTCGGCGACGACCCGTCCTCGGTGCCGTCGTCGGTCCTTGACTGATCCTTCGTCGCCGGCGCAGGAACACCACCTACTCGTAGAAGCCGCAGGCGCCCATGGCATCGACAACGCCGTCGGTCCGAGTCGTCTGGGATGACCGATTCACCCAGTACGACTTCGGGGAAACGCACCCGATGAACCCGGTCCGGTTGGACCTCACCACCCGGCTGGCACGCGCGCTCGGCGTGCTCGACCTGCCTGGCGTCGAAGTGGTCGGTGTCGACGACGAACCCGATCTCGACGCCTTTCTCACGGGGGTGCACAGCCCCGACTTCGTCGAAGCGGTCAAGGCCGCCTCCCTGGATCCGGCGAATGCCGACGAGCGCTTCGGGCTCGGCACCGAGGACGACCCGGCTTTCGTCGGCATCCATGAGACCTCCGCCCGCATCGCCGTCGCGACCCGCGACCTGTGTAAGGCCGTCTGGCAGGGCGAGATAGACCACGGTGTCAACTACTGCGGCGGCATGCACCACGCGATGGCTGACCGCGCCGCCGGCTTCTGCATCTACAACGATGCCGCTCTCGGCATCAGGTGGCTGCTCGACAACGGCGCCGAACGCGTCGCCTACATCGACGTCGACGTGCACCACGGCGACGGCGTCGAGCAGATCTTCTGGAACGACCCGCGGGTGCTGACCATCTCGGTGCACGAAACCGGACGAATCCTGTTCCCCGGCACCGGTTTTCCCGGTGACATCGGTGGTCCGGACGCCGAGGGCTCGGCTGCGAACCTCGAACTCCCGGCGGGTACCGGGGACGCTGCCTGGCTGCGGGCGATCCACGCGGTGGTGCCGTCGCTGGTGCGCGCGTTCAAGCCGCAGATCCTGGTGACCCAGCAGGGCTGCGACTCCCACTACTCCGACCCGCTCGCGCACATGGCGATCAGCATCGACGCTCAGCGCACCGCGTTCGAGACCATCCACGACCTGGCTCACGAGGTCTGTGACGGACGCTGGGTCGCGCTCGGCGGAGGAGGCTACGAACTGGTCGACGTCGTCCCGCGCTCGTGGACGCACCTCACCGCGATCGCCGCGCACAAGCCGATCGATCTTGAGGCGCCCGTCCCGCAGGAGTGGCGCGACCACGTCACAGAGCGCGTCGGGCGCCCGGGCCCACCGCGGATGGGCGACGGCGTGGCCGAGGGCGGGCATGTCTGGTTCCGCTCCTGGGCCACCGGCAGCGACCCCGACAACCCGGTCGACCGCGCCGTCATGGCCACCCGTGAAGCGGTCTTCCCGCACCATGGCCTGGACATCTGGTTCGATTGAGATCTCCCCACAGGGCACCGACGCGGAGCGGCCGGGCAGTATTTCGAGCGGTTTCGGCCACTGTCGGCGTGTCGGATGGACAAAGTCCCCCCAGAACTTTCCGCGGGGGCCCATCTGCCCCTATGGTGCTCCAAGGCAACATCAACCACATGAGTTCAGCGCAGACCGCCCTGGGCCATAGCTTCCATTGCCACGAGAGGGCTGGGATCCTAAATGGAGCAAGAGCGTCAGATCGGCGAGACCACATTCATGACGGTCGCCGAGGTGGCCGCGATCATGCGGGTCTCCAAGATGACGGTCTACCGCCTCGTGCACGCCGGTGAACTACCGGCCGTCCGTGTCGGTCGGTCGTTCCGAGTACCCGAGGACGCGGTGCACCACTACCTCAAGCAGTCCTACATGGGCACCGCCTGATTTTCCGGCCTCGCCGTCGATGGCGTAAAGTAGCCCGAAGGGCTCGCGCCCACTGACTTTTCTGTTCCTCGATAACCAGTTAGGACACCGCTGACGCATGGGTTCCGTGATCAAGAAGCGCCGTAAGCGCATGGCCAAGAAGAAGCACCGCAAGTTGTTGCGCAAGACGCGTCACCAGCGCCGTAACAAGAAGTAAGGCTTCTTCGCCACAAGATGGCTCCGTCCGATTCGGACGGGGCCTCTTGCGTAGGGTGTCGAACGCATAGGATCGGGGCGTCGAAAGGGGTGAGCATGGGACGGATCGTGCTGGTCACGGGCGTTTCGCGCCGGATCGGTGGTCGCACCGCCGAATTGCTGTCCAGCGACCCCGAGATCGAGAAGGTCATCGCGGTCGACGCGGTACCGCCCTCGCACAGCCTGGGCCGTGCCCAGTTCGTGCGCGCCGACATCCGCAACCCGATGGTCGGCAAGGTGATCGCCCATGAGGGCGTTGACACAGTGCTGCACCTCGGCGTGATCCTCACCCCCAAACAGGCCGGTGGACGCACCTCCCAGAAGGAGATCAATGTCATCGGGACGATGCAGTTGTTGGCCGCCTGCCAGCGCGCGTCCTCCCTGCAGCGGCTGGTCGTGAAGTCGTCGTCCGCGGTCTACGGCTCCTCGCCGCGCGACCCCGCGATGTTCACCGAAGAACTACAGGCCAGGCGGATGCCCGCCGGTGGATTCGGCAAGGACTCGGCGGAGGTCGAGAACTACGTGCGCGGCTTCGCGCGCCGTCGTCCCGACGTCCAGGTCGCCACCCTGCGCATGGCCAATGTCGTCGGACGCGGTTTCCGTAGCCAGCTGTCCGATTACTTCTCGATGCCGATCATGCCGGTACCGATGGGGTTCGACGGACGGATGCAACTACTGCACTTCGACGACGCGCTGCAGGCGTTGCGCGCCGCGACATTGTCCGATCTCGACGGCACGATCAACATCGCGGCCGACGGACTGCTCACTGTCCGTCAGGCTGCGCGGATCGCCGGCAGGCCGATCGTCCCGGTCGTGCCTCAGACAAGCGGTCTGGTCGAGCAGCTCACTCGCCGGGTCGGACTCAAGGGCTTCGCGGCGTCCCAGATGGACTTCCTGTGTTACGGGCGAGGAATGGACACCAGTCGAATGCGCACCGAGCTCGGGTTCGAGCCCGCACTGACCACACGTGAGGCGTTCGCCGACGTGTTCGCTTCACCATCACGACGCGCGGCCTTCGTCGGAGCTGCGCATGGCTGAGCCCAAGGGCCGCAAGCCGGCTGCCAAATCCGCTGCGAAGCAGGTGCCATCGGCCAAACCGGCGTCCAAGCGCGCCACCAAGGCGTCGACGCCGCGCAAGACAACGGCCAAGCCGCTGCGTGCTGCCGCGCGAACCGATGACTCGCTCGGCTCGAGGACGACCCGTCGGCCCACCCGGTCGTCAGTACAGACGAAGGCGAAGTCGCCGCGTCCGGCGCTGCACGTCGTGCCCGACCCGGCGCCCGATCGGGAGGAGGGGTTCGCCGCCACCGGCAATCCGTTCGCGAACAAGCTGCCGTTCGAGCTGCCGGTCGACCCGGCCACCCTCGTACAGACGCTGATCTCGGTACTGCGCGCGGCAGGCACTGCCGCCGGGTTGTCGGGTGATGACCTCGAACGCCGGGTCGCGTCCGCGCTGGCCTTCCTGCGGCGACGGCTCAACGGTGACTACGCGATCGACGATTTCGGTTTCGACGAGGAGTTCACCCGCGAGATCTGGATCCCGTTGCTACGGCCGCTGTACAAGCGCTGGTTCCGGGTCGAGGTGCGTGGCATCGAGAACATCCCGGCCGAAGGCAGGGGCCTGGTGGTCGCGAACCACTCCGGCACCGTTCCGGTCGACGGACTGATGACCCAGGTCGCGATCCATGACGAGCACCCGAACCACCGTTTCGTGCGGATGCTCGGAGCCGACCTGGTCTTCCAGTCGCCGTTCATCGGAGAGTTGTCCCGTAAATCCGGCACCACGCTGGCGGCCAACCCCGACGCCGAGCGCTTGCTCGAATCGGACGAACTGGTCGCCGTCTTCCCCGAGGGGTTCAAGGGCGTCGGCAAGCCGTTCAGCGACCGCTACCGTCTGCAGCGCTTCGGTCGCGGTGGCTTCGTGTCCGCCGCCGTCCGTGCCGGTGCCCCGATCATCCCGTGTTCGATCGTCGGGGCAGAGGAGATCTTCCCGATGATCGGCAACGCCAAGAGCGTGGCCAGGCTGCTCGGTTTCCCCTACTTCCCGATCACCCCGACGTTCCCGTTGTTCGGCCTGCTCGGTGCGATCCCGTTGCCGAGCAAGTGGATCATCGAGTTCGGCACGCCGATCGAGACCGAGCACCACGGCTCTGCCGCCGCCGATGACCCGATGGTGTTGTTCGACGTCACCGACCAGGTGCGCGAGACCATCCAGCAGACGCTGTACTCCCTACTGCTGGAACGACGTTCGGTCTTCTTCTGATGGCGCGCGTCACCCTGTACGGCAGGCCCGGCTGCCACCTGTGCGACGACGCCCGCACGGTGATCCAGCGGGTCTGCGCCGATCTGGGGGAGCAGTACGAGGAGTTCTCGATCGAGGGCGACGCCGACCTGATGCACACGTACGGCGAACTGATCCCGGTCACGCTCGTCGACGGCAAGCAGCACGACTACTGGCGGGTCAGCGAGTCCCGACTGCGTACTGCCCTCACCGCCTGAAACTGTTCGCGAAGGCCGGGGGTGGCCATACCACAGAGGCCTTGTAGCACGTTTCGCGCGTTCATGCGACTTTGTGCCTGCGTTCACGAGGACTTACTCTCGGGGGGTCATGTGCCAGGGATGACGAGCGTTTGGTATACGCCGCCATCTCATCGGGAGGAGATTCGTTCCCTGTGACCAACACGTCCGCGTCGCGCCGGGACATCCCGGATGCGACCGTCGCTCGGCTGCCGGTGTACCTGCGGGTGCTCCGTGCCCTCAGCGGCCGCGGGGTCGACGTTGTGTCCTCGAACGAACTGGCTGACGCCGCAGGCGTTCGCTCCGCTGGTCTGCGCAAGGACCTCTCCTACCTCGGCTCCTACGGCGTGCGTGGTGTCGGTTACGACGTCGAGCGCCTGTCGGAGGAGATCACCCGCGAACTGGGCCTACAGAGCGACTTCGCCGTTGCCATCGTCGGCATGGGCAACCTCGGCCGCGCGTTGGCCGACTACCGCGGATTCGCCACTCGCGGCTTCGAGGTGCGCTGGCTCATCGACAACGACCCGGCCCTGACCGGCATCCATGTGGGTGCTCTGGCGATCGTCGACTTCGACGGCTTCCGCCCTGCCGCCGACGAGTCGGTCATCGGGGTGATCGCCACGCCGCCGCACGCTGCGCAGGCCGCCGCCGATGCTCTGGTGGCCCGCGGCGTCCGCTCCATCCTGAACTTCGCCTCGGAGCCGCTCGATCTGCCGGAATCGGTCGCCGTGCGCAAGGTCGACCTCGCCACCGAACTGCAGATCCTGGCCTTTCACGATCAGCGCACCCGTCCCGAGCCTGCTCCCCTTGTGGAGGTTCCTTCGTGAGTCTCCTGGTCGTTGGGTTGTCGCACCGTTCGGCGCCCGTCGAGTTGCTCGAGCGCGCCGCCCTGTCCGGTGAGCGCGGCGCGCGGCTGGACGCCGTGCTGCGCGGCGGCGACCACGTCGAGGAATGGATGATCGTGTCCACCTGCAACCGGGTGGAGATCTACGGCGAGGTCGGCACCTTCCACGGTGCCGTCACCCAGATGAGCGAATCGCTGTGCGCGGTAACGGGACTCAGCCTCGAAGAGCTCGGCGACAGTCTGTACGCCCACTACGAGGAGCGGGCGATCGCGCACCTGTTCTCCGTGGCCGCCGGGCTCGACTCGCTCGCGATCGGCGAGAGCCAGATCCTCGGTCAGTTGCGCAGTTCCCTGCAGGACGGCCGCGAACACGGGCACCTCGGAAGTGCGCTGGAGAACGTCGCCCAGCAGGCGCTGCGCGTCGGCAAGAAGGTGCACGCCGAGACCGAGATCGACCGGGTCAGCAAGGGTCTGATCGAACGTGGAGTTGCGCTCGCCGAACACCGGATCGGCCCGATCCAGCGGGCCCGTGCGACGGTCATCGGTTCGGGTGCGATGAGTGCGCTCGCCACCCACACCCTCAGCCGGATGGGCGTGGAGAACATCACGATCGTCAGCCGGACGCTGGAGAACGCGCGCCGCCTGGCTGCGGCCACCGGCGCCACCGCGCGAGAGTGGGACGAGCGTGCCGACGCGGTCGCCGAGTCCGACTTCGTCGTGTCCTGCACCGGAGCCGTAGGACATGTCGTCGAGATCGAGCACGTCACCGGCGGCGACCGTCCGAAGGTCTTCCTCGACCTCGCACTGCCCCGCGACGTCGACCCCGCGGTCGCCGTCCTCGACGGAGTCACCGTGCTCTGGCTCGAGGACCTGCGCGAGGTCACCGAGTCCGAGGGCTCGCGCTCGCAGGTGCACGCCGTCGAGGAGATGGTCACCGCCGAGGTCGCCGAGTTCGTGCTCAATCGGCGCGCCGCATCCGTCGGCCCGACCGTCGCCGCGATCCGCCGGTACGCCGCCGACGTGGTCGCGACCGAACTGGAACGCCTGGACTCCCGCGTCGAACTGGACGACCGCCAACGCGCGCAGGTGCAGCTCAGCGTCCACCGCATCGTGGAGAAGTTGTTGCACACCCCGACCGTGCGGATGAAAGAACTCGCGGGCTCCGAGGACGGCAGTGAGTACACCTCCCTGCTGCGCACGCTCTTCGACATCGACCCCTTCGTCTCGAAGGTGTCGTCCATCCCGCGACAGGTAGGAGGCGACTCATGAGCGCACTTCGGCTCGGCACCCGCCGGTCCCACCTGGCGATGACCCAGTCCGGTCATGTCGCCGACGCGCTGCGTGCGCTCGGTCACGAGGTCGAACTGGTCGAGATCGTCACCGAGGGCGACACCAACCGCGCCCCGCTGACCCAGATCGGTGGCACGGGAGTCTTCGCAGCCGCCCTGCGCGAAGCGCTGCTGCAGGGCGAGGTCGACCTCGCGGTGCACTCGCTCAAGGACCTCCCTGCTGCGGGGCATCCCGGCCTTACGGTCGCCGGTATCCCGCGACGAGAGGACCCGCGTGACGCCTTGGTAGCCCGCGACGGACTGACCCTCGGCGAACTTCCTCCCGGCTCGAGCATCGGCACCGGCTCGCCGCGCCGCGTCGCAGCGTTGAACGCGCTCGGCCTCGGCTTCGAGGTGCGGCCGCTGCGCGGCAATGTCGACTCCCGCTTGGCGCGGGTCAGCGACGGCGAACTGGACGCGATCATCCTGGCCTGCTCCGGGCTGCGCCGGATCGGACGGCAGGACCGCATCACCGAGGCGATCGACCCGCTGCAGATGCTGTCGGCCCCGGGGCAGGGCGCACTCGCCATCGAGGTGCGCGCGGACGACCGCCGGATGATCGACATCGTCGGCGCACTCGACGACGCCGACACCCGAGCCGCCGTCACCGCCGAACGAGCCGTTCTGCTCGGACTCAAGGCAGGGTGCTCGGCACCCGTCGGTGCGCTCGCCGAAGTCGTCGAGGACGTCGACGGCAGCCTGGAGATCTCGCTTCGGGCGTTCGTCGGAGCACCCGACGGCAGCGATGACCTGCGCCGCTCGATCACCGGCCCGTTCGACAAGGCCGAACAACTGGGCCTCGACCTGGCACACATGCTGCTGGAAGACGGGGCGGACCGGATCATCGCCGACGCCGGTGGTGACGATGCGGTGGCGGGGAGCGTGCGAGCCGGCACCGGGGAGGAGCACCGGCAGAAAACACAGGCGCAGCATCACGGGGCGCACGAAATTGTCGCCGACGCGTCCGAACCCCCTCCCGGGCGACCAACCAACGCCGGCTCGGCCGGCGGCCCAGAAGTCCGAACAACAAACACCGACGCCATGGAGCGTGACAAGTGACCACCACCGCCAAGACGCCTGCAACAGTCGCCTTCGTGGGCTCCGGCCCCGGCGACCCCGGTCTGCTGACCGTGCGAGCCGCCAGCCTGCTGCGCCGCGCCGACGTCGTCGTCCTCGACCGGGTGGCTCGCGAGGACTTCGTCGCGAAGTTCGTCCGCGAGGACACCGAGATCGTCGACGCCGGCCACGGTGAGGCCGGCCAGGCTCTCACCACCGCCTCGCGTGCCAAGCTCGTCGTGAAGACGGCCAAGGCCGCGGCCAAGCTGGGCAAGGACGCTCTCGTCGTCCGCCTCATGGACGGCGACCCCGCCACCTTCAACGGTCTCGCCGAGGAGGCGACCGCGCTGCACAAGGCTGCGGTGCCGTTCGAGATCGTCCCCGGTGTCAGCGCTGCGTCCGCAGTACCGACATACGCCGGTATCCCGCTGACGCACAACGGTTCTCGCGCGGTGCACCTGCTCTCGCCGGGCGACTCCAAGGTCGACTACGCCAAGTCGGTCGCAGCTGACACGACCGTCGTGCTGTTCGGCACCGTGGATACCCTGCGTACCAGCTTCACCCGACTCCTCCAAGCCGGACGGGACGCCGAGACCGCGGTCGCGGTGACCGTCGACGGCACGACCATCCACCAGAAGACGCACACCTTCACCCTCGACACCGTCGACGCCGGCCTGAAGCTGCTCGCCGACGACGCCCAACTGGTCGCCGTCGTCGGTTCACCGGTCGACTACCGCGAGACGTTGTCGTGGTGGGAGAACAAGCCGCTGTTCGGGTGGAACGTCCTGGTGCCGCGCACCAAGGACCAGGCCGGTTCGATGACCGAGCGCCTCGGCGACTTCGGGGCGTCCAGTGACGTCGTTCCGACGATCAGCGTCGAGCCGCCGCGCACCCCGCAGCAGATGGAGCGCGCGATCAAGGGTTTGGTGACCGGCCGCTACGAGTGGATCGGCTTCACCTCCCAGAACGCGGTTCGGGCCGTGCGCGAGAAGTTCGATGAGTTCGGTCTCGACGCCCGGGCGTTCGCCGGTCTGAAGATCGCCGCTGTCGGTGGCATGACCGCAGAAGCGTTGCGCGAGTGGGGCCTTCAGCCCGACCTGGTCCCGTCCGGCGAGCAGTCCGCCAAGGGCCTGCTGGAGGAATGGCCGGAGTTCGACGAGTTGCTCGACCCGATCAACCGGGTCTTCCTGCCGCGCGCCGACATCGCGACCGACACCCTTGTGGCCGGTCTGCAGGAGATCGGCTGGGAGGTCGACGACGTGACCGCGTACCGCACCGTGCGCGCCGCGCCGCCGGCCCCCGAGGTGCGTGAGGCGATCAAGACCGGCAAGTTCGATGCGGTCTGCTTCACCTCGTCCTCGACCGTGCGCAACCTGGTCGGCATCGCGGGCAAGCCGCACGCCACGACCATCGTCGCGTGCATCGGTCCGGCCACCGCCAAGACCGCCGAGGAGCACGGCCTGCGCGTCGACGTCATGTCGCCGGAGCCGTCCGCCGAAGCACTGGTGGACGCGCTGGCCGACTTCGGTCGAAGCCTCGCCCTGTCGGCCGCCGAGGCCGGTGAGGCGGTCCGTCGCCCGAGCGAGCGGCGCACCACCTCGCGCCGCAAGGCCAAGGCCTGATCCGAAACCTTCACCGAGTGGCCGGGCTATGAACCAGTGGCCGAGCTATGGCCCGGCCGCCCGTTCATAGCCCGGCCACTCGGCGTTTGTCCGACAGAGCAAGGAGAAGCCGTGAACCCGATCGTCCGTCCGCGCCGTCTGCGGCAGAGTCCGGCTGTGCGCCGGTGGGTGTCGCAGACGCGTCTGCACCCGGCTGACCTGGTGCTCCCGCTCTTCGTGAAGGAGGGCATCAGCGAGCCGGCGCCGATCTCGTCGATGCCGGGAGTCGTGCAGCACACGCTCGACTCGCTGGTGGAGGCCGCACGCGAGGCGATCGACGCCGGCGTCGGTGGCCTGATGGTGTTCGGCGTTCCGGCCGAGCGTGACGAGATCGGTTCGGGCGCAACGGATCCGGACGGCATTCTCAATGTCGCGCTGCGTCGCTTGCGGGACGAATTCGGTGCGTCGACGGTGCTCATGGCCGACCTGTGCCTGGACGAGTTCACCTCGCACGGACACTGCGGTGTGCTCACCGAGACCGGTGCCGT
This is a stretch of genomic DNA from Yimella lutea. It encodes these proteins:
- a CDS encoding lysophospholipid acyltransferase family protein, producing the protein MAEPKGRKPAAKSAAKQVPSAKPASKRATKASTPRKTTAKPLRAAARTDDSLGSRTTRRPTRSSVQTKAKSPRPALHVVPDPAPDREEGFAATGNPFANKLPFELPVDPATLVQTLISVLRAAGTAAGLSGDDLERRVASALAFLRRRLNGDYAIDDFGFDEEFTREIWIPLLRPLYKRWFRVEVRGIENIPAEGRGLVVANHSGTVPVDGLMTQVAIHDEHPNHRFVRMLGADLVFQSPFIGELSRKSGTTLAANPDAERLLESDELVAVFPEGFKGVGKPFSDRYRLQRFGRGGFVSAAVRAGAPIIPCSIVGAEEIFPMIGNAKSVARLLGFPYFPITPTFPLFGLLGAIPLPSKWIIEFGTPIETEHHGSAAADDPMVLFDVTDQVRETIQQTLYSLLLERRSVFF
- a CDS encoding glutaredoxin family protein; the protein is MARVTLYGRPGCHLCDDARTVIQRVCADLGEQYEEFSIEGDADLMHTYGELIPVTLVDGKQHDYWRVSESRLRTALTA
- a CDS encoding redox-sensing transcriptional repressor Rex — translated: MTNTSASRRDIPDATVARLPVYLRVLRALSGRGVDVVSSNELADAAGVRSAGLRKDLSYLGSYGVRGVGYDVERLSEEITRELGLQSDFAVAIVGMGNLGRALADYRGFATRGFEVRWLIDNDPALTGIHVGALAIVDFDGFRPAADESVIGVIATPPHAAQAAADALVARGVRSILNFASEPLDLPESVAVRKVDLATELQILAFHDQRTRPEPAPLVEVPS
- a CDS encoding glutamyl-tRNA reductase; this translates as MSLLVVGLSHRSAPVELLERAALSGERGARLDAVLRGGDHVEEWMIVSTCNRVEIYGEVGTFHGAVTQMSESLCAVTGLSLEELGDSLYAHYEERAIAHLFSVAAGLDSLAIGESQILGQLRSSLQDGREHGHLGSALENVAQQALRVGKKVHAETEIDRVSKGLIERGVALAEHRIGPIQRARATVIGSGAMSALATHTLSRMGVENITIVSRTLENARRLAAATGATAREWDERADAVAESDFVVSCTGAVGHVVEIEHVTGGDRPKVFLDLALPRDVDPAVAVLDGVTVLWLEDLREVTESEGSRSQVHAVEEMVTAEVAEFVLNRRAASVGPTVAAIRRYAADVVATELERLDSRVELDDRQRAQVQLSVHRIVEKLLHTPTVRMKELAGSEDGSEYTSLLRTLFDIDPFVSKVSSIPRQVGGDS
- the hemC gene encoding hydroxymethylbilane synthase; the protein is MSALRLGTRRSHLAMTQSGHVADALRALGHEVELVEIVTEGDTNRAPLTQIGGTGVFAAALREALLQGEVDLAVHSLKDLPAAGHPGLTVAGIPRREDPRDALVARDGLTLGELPPGSSIGTGSPRRVAALNALGLGFEVRPLRGNVDSRLARVSDGELDAIILACSGLRRIGRQDRITEAIDPLQMLSAPGQGALAIEVRADDRRMIDIVGALDDADTRAAVTAERAVLLGLKAGCSAPVGALAEVVEDVDGSLEISLRAFVGAPDGSDDLRRSITGPFDKAEQLGLDLAHMLLEDGADRIIADAGGDDAVAGSVRAGTGEEHRQKTQAQHHGAHEIVADASEPPPGRPTNAGSAGGPEVRTTNTDAMERDK
- a CDS encoding uroporphyrinogen-III synthase, translating into MTTTAKTPATVAFVGSGPGDPGLLTVRAASLLRRADVVVLDRVAREDFVAKFVREDTEIVDAGHGEAGQALTTASRAKLVVKTAKAAAKLGKDALVVRLMDGDPATFNGLAEEATALHKAAVPFEIVPGVSAASAVPTYAGIPLTHNGSRAVHLLSPGDSKVDYAKSVAADTTVVLFGTVDTLRTSFTRLLQAGRDAETAVAVTVDGTTIHQKTHTFTLDTVDAGLKLLADDAQLVAVVGSPVDYRETLSWWENKPLFGWNVLVPRTKDQAGSMTERLGDFGASSDVVPTISVEPPRTPQQMERAIKGLVTGRYEWIGFTSQNAVRAVREKFDEFGLDARAFAGLKIAAVGGMTAEALREWGLQPDLVPSGEQSAKGLLEEWPEFDELLDPINRVFLPRADIATDTLVAGLQEIGWEVDDVTAYRTVRAAPPAPEVREAIKTGKFDAVCFTSSSTVRNLVGIAGKPHATTIVACIGPATAKTAEEHGLRVDVMSPEPSAEALVDALADFGRSLALSAAEAGEAVRRPSERRTTSRRKAKA